The DNA window GCCTCTGGAAACTGGCCCGATATGCCGAAGCCGCCAGTGTTTTTGACAAAGCATACAAGGCGCTGAAGGATCCGGAACTGAAGGCCAATGTGCTGTTCAAGGCGGCGGACAGTTATTTTCAGGCGGACCGGCTCGAGGATGCGGAGAAGCGGTATCGATCGTTTGTAACCGACTTTCCGGTGCATGAAAAAATGCCGAATGCGCTCTATCAGCTGGGTCTTTCTCTGATGCGGATCGGCCGTCGCGATGAAGCGCTGACGACTTTCGGCATTCTGGAATCCAATCATGCTGAAAGTCCGTTCGCGGAGCAGGCGGCTCTGCGGTCGGCTGATGTGCTGCGTGCCAACCGGGAATGGGATGCCTCGTTGGAAAAATATGATCAGATTATCGGGACCTACACCAACGCTTCCACTGCTGCAACCTGCCGGTTCATGCAGGGGCTGGTCCTTTATGAATATCTGAAGCAGTATCCTGAGGCTCAGAAAGCCTTTGAAGAGGTAATCGAAAAATATCCAGACAGCGAATATGTAGAACAGGCTGAATTCATGCGGGGGTTCAGTATGGCCTTGCAGGGGTTTTATGAGGAGTCAATCGATGCCTGCATGGGGTTTGTTGAAAGATATCCGGAGTCTGAATGGTCGCCCAAGGTGATTTTCTGGCTGGGCGAACAGTTTTATAATCAAGGACGCTATGAAGAGGCCGAACCGCTGTTTCTTCGAATTGCCAGGGATTTCAAGGGGCATGAATATGCCGCGCGTGCGCTCTACTGGGCCGGCCGGGCGGCGGCGGCGCAGTCGAATTATGTGAATGCCATAGAACGGTATTCCGAGGTGGCGAAAACCTACCCCGATAGCGATGTTATGCCGCAGGTGCGCTTTGCACAGGGCGATGCGCTGACGGAGCTGGGTCAGTTTGCCCGGGCGATTCTTGCGTTTGAAGAGATCATTAAGAACTATCCCGACAGTTATCTGGTGAATTCGGCCTGGGGACGGAAGGGTGACTGTCAGTTTTCGCTGGGGGTGGATAATCCGGCTCGTTATGTGGAAGCGATGAGTTCCTATCAGGCGATTCTTGACCGGCCGTCTGCACCGGTCGGGTTGAAGCTCCATGTGGAAAATAAAATCGGTGAGTGTCTGGAAAAGACGAATGTTTCGGACAAGGCATTCAGCCGCTACATGAATGTAGTCTATACTTTCATTAATGAAAACGTTGAGCGGTCGCCCTATACGGTGACGTGGTTCACGCGTTCGGCCCGTTCGGCCGGGGCGATCAAAGAGCGTCAACGGGCCTGGAAAGAGGCCGTGCAGGTTTATGAGCGGTTGCTGGAAGCCAATGTGAATGAATCGGCTAGCCAGTGGGCGAAAGAACGTATTACCAAAATTAAACAGGAAAACTGGCTGCTCTTTCAGGAGCAGGAGGAGCGTGAATAGAGGAACCGATGTTTTCTGATTGCCGAAGATTGATGTGCGGGCCCGCTATGCCCGTGTATAGCCGTCAGAGTTCAGGGGACCGTATTCAGAATTCCGGAGGCACTTATGTTGGAACTGATGGTTAAAGGGGGCTGGATTATGTGGCCGCTACTGGTCTGCAGCATTGCAGCTGCAGTTCTTTTTCTGGAGCGCGTGTTTCATTTACACCGTGCACAGATCAAGCAGGATGATTTTCTAAGCGGAATCTATACGATCGTGAATCGCGGCAATACGGCCGAGGCGGTTTCGATCTGTGACCAGACTCCTGGGCCGGTTGCGCACATCATTCGTACAGGGCTGCTTCATGCTGATGAAAAACCGGAGGAGCTCAAACAGACCATAACAAAAGCTGGTCTGGGTGAAATTCCGCGTCTGGAAAAAAATCTGGGCGGACTGCTGACCATTGCCCAGATTACACCGCTACTGGGGCTGCTGGGCACGGTGGTCGGTCTGATTCAGATTTTTACGGCGATGCAACAGAATGCACCGCTGGCTGAGATTGGAGATCTGTCGGAGGGCATATGGCAGGCGCTGATAACCACGGCGGTCGGCCTCTGTGTTTCCATTCCTGCCTTTGCGGGCTATAATTTTCTACTGAGCCGGGTGGAACGCATTACGCTGAATATGGAGTATGCGGCTGAAGAGGTTTATCATTTTCTGGTTTATGACCGTACCGAAGGCGGAGTCGACGGTAATGAAGCCCTTTGATCCCCATAAAAAAAGCCAACAGCTTCGTAATTTTAAGCCCACCCGTAAACCGGCCGGGGTGTTTACCATTGCGCTGGGCTTCTGTGATTCCTCTCTGCTGGCCCTGGCCTTTTTTCTGGTGGTTTCTCCGTTTGTTATGCAGCCGGGCATTAATATCACGTTGCCGGAATCCCCATTTTCGGGGGGGGCGCGTTTTGGCTCGATGGTGCTCTCGATTACGCGCGGGGAATGGTACTTTTTTAATAATGAGCGGCTCGACGAAGCTGGGTTGCGGGAAGCACTGCGGGCTGCGGCATTGTTGCACCGGGACAGTGTATTGATTATCGAAGCCGATGAGCATGTATCGCATGGGGCCGTTGTAAAGGCCTGGAACGCGGCACTTGAAGCCGGAATTTCCGAGGTGTCAATTGCCACACGGATTTCCGCCGTTGAAGAGGG is part of the Pontiella agarivorans genome and encodes:
- a CDS encoding tetratricopeptide repeat protein — its product is MRRSYLSILLLFSLFVVFKAVAQEPVPKPQSSRYPNIRASLDDGFFVLAEQQARGVVLLEPKEEEAIEANLLLAHALWGQKRYSELLRELQDLSGDPGFVYWRARAHFELRQYTQALDILNASEEELGNSRYAPSVLRLKGFLQKKIGLLDEAEATYKKFAADFPNNRFQTENRFDIAEVYTLQQRIPEAIAIYEGLSESVRENTAERARLKLAHLLYTQGADENFDRARGLLNGLATNENTRLIYRIDAWVDLAALEQKAGDIEATEAAMRAGIALSPDARQRVPLKLALARVLLDEEKTDPALKLLEECRAEAPDQEIAAELQLEKANALFQAQRYQAAEEAYQVYLDVAVDEAGLAEAYYGKGLCLWKLARYAEAASVFDKAYKALKDPELKANVLFKAADSYFQADRLEDAEKRYRSFVTDFPVHEKMPNALYQLGLSLMRIGRRDEALTTFGILESNHAESPFAEQAALRSADVLRANREWDASLEKYDQIIGTYTNASTAATCRFMQGLVLYEYLKQYPEAQKAFEEVIEKYPDSEYVEQAEFMRGFSMALQGFYEESIDACMGFVERYPESEWSPKVIFWLGEQFYNQGRYEEAEPLFLRIARDFKGHEYAARALYWAGRAAAAQSNYVNAIERYSEVAKTYPDSDVMPQVRFAQGDALTELGQFARAILAFEEIIKNYPDSYLVNSAWGRKGDCQFSLGVDNPARYVEAMSSYQAILDRPSAPVGLKLHVENKIGECLEKTNVSDKAFSRYMNVVYTFINENVERSPYTVTWFTRSARSAGAIKERQRAWKEAVQVYERLLEANVNESASQWAKERITKIKQENWLLFQEQEERE
- a CDS encoding MotA/TolQ/ExbB proton channel family protein, whose product is MLELMVKGGWIMWPLLVCSIAAAVLFLERVFHLHRAQIKQDDFLSGIYTIVNRGNTAEAVSICDQTPGPVAHIIRTGLLHADEKPEELKQTITKAGLGEIPRLEKNLGGLLTIAQITPLLGLLGTVVGLIQIFTAMQQNAPLAEIGDLSEGIWQALITTAVGLCVSIPAFAGYNFLLSRVERITLNMEYAAEEVYHFLVYDRTEGGVDGNEAL
- a CDS encoding ExbD/TolR family protein is translated as MKPFDPHKKSQQLRNFKPTRKPAGVFTIALGFCDSSLLALAFFLVVSPFVMQPGINITLPESPFSGGARFGSMVLSITRGEWYFFNNERLDEAGLREALRAAALLHRDSVLIIEADEHVSHGAVVKAWNAALEAGISEVSIATRISAVEEGEP